Proteins encoded within one genomic window of Streptomyces taklimakanensis:
- a CDS encoding transketolase: MTITTTPRPFPPAPGGGPGYADLPALMSLMTGDEKHDVAATSVLDALWVLYDRVLRISPDTVDAPDRDRFLLSKGHGPMAYYAVLAAKGFVPVEWLSGFGSHDSPLGHHPDRTLVPGVEIGSGSLGHGLPLAVGTVLGLRARGVADARVWVLTGDAESDEGSNHEAIEFAGARGLDRLHVLVVDNSSATHTTPGGLAARFEVAGWSTETVDGRDHEALYAAYTRPHPGRPRAVVARVEPKPGARPASARPASAHRGA, encoded by the coding sequence ATGACGATCACGACGACTCCCCGCCCCTTCCCGCCCGCGCCCGGCGGCGGACCCGGGTACGCCGACCTGCCGGCGCTGATGTCGCTGATGACCGGCGACGAGAAGCACGACGTGGCCGCCACCTCCGTCCTGGACGCCCTGTGGGTGCTCTACGACCGGGTGCTGCGGATCTCCCCCGACACCGTCGACGCCCCCGACCGGGACCGCTTCCTGCTCTCCAAGGGACACGGCCCGATGGCGTACTACGCCGTGCTCGCCGCCAAGGGGTTCGTCCCCGTCGAGTGGCTGTCCGGCTTCGGCTCCCACGACTCCCCGCTGGGCCACCATCCGGACCGGACCCTGGTGCCCGGCGTCGAGATCGGCAGCGGCTCGCTCGGGCACGGGCTGCCCCTGGCCGTGGGGACCGTGCTCGGGCTGCGCGCCCGGGGGGTGGCGGACGCCCGGGTGTGGGTGCTGACCGGTGACGCCGAGTCGGACGAGGGCAGCAACCACGAGGCGATCGAGTTCGCCGGCGCCCGCGGACTGGACCGGCTGCACGTCCTGGTGGTCGACAACTCCTCGGCCACCCACACCACACCCGGCGGTCTCGCGGCCCGCTTCGAGGTGGCGGGCTGGTCGACGGAGACGGTGGACGGCCGTGACCACGAGGCGTTGTACGCCGCGTACACCCGGCCGCACCCCGGCCGGCCACGCGCGGTGGTGGCCCGGGTCGAGCCCAAGCCCGGCGCCCGGCCCGCCTCCGCCCGACCCGCCTCCGCCCACCGTGGTGCCTGA
- a CDS encoding DUF3140 domain-containing protein, with amino-acid sequence MADISELELDALWNEFHGVVNMTSNELEAWLRTSTAGERGEDLPEEAGDDRGRHVLAVLRKRRVDLTDDDVALMREVVDTVTAERERVRVADAVRDPDWRHRMMSLGHDPVKAA; translated from the coding sequence ATGGCCGACATCTCCGAGTTGGAGCTGGACGCCCTGTGGAACGAGTTCCACGGCGTGGTCAACATGACGTCGAACGAGCTGGAGGCCTGGCTCAGGACGAGCACGGCCGGGGAACGTGGCGAGGACCTGCCCGAGGAGGCGGGTGACGACCGGGGGCGGCACGTGCTGGCCGTCCTGCGCAAGCGTCGCGTGGACCTCACCGACGACGACGTCGCGCTGATGCGCGAGGTGGTGGACACCGTGACCGCCGAACGCGAGCGCGTGCGGGTCGCGGACGCGGTGCGGGACCCCGACTGGCGGCACCGGATGATGTCCCTGGGCCACGACCCGGTCAAGGCGGCCTGA
- a CDS encoding sensor histidine kinase: MTQHLQDPVFWILVTVALAASAVIVLDRRKAARRSGELRELQAHCTELEQRKDEAVREALEGADARTAAVLKSAMRTLQGLAGEQQVMLDALQREYGGHRILQSLLDVNHANAQFARRAQGIAVLCGGFSGRRKEPASVYDVVRSAQGQIRHFERVKIRSQSSFAVVPGAVSGVALAVAELLANAASYSPPGTTIEVNLQPVPRGLCIVIDDAGVGMSDEEKRRAYELFSGTYRPDLSDLGNPPQFGFPVVAELANRFGFSVDVSSTSPYGGVRAVVRLPEELLTTENTERRSSPAVTATPQAADGGSRPSGRTANGLPKRAARQAPIAVVRTTEGRGAGTDVSGATEQDGQTAAARMAAFQRGTQTGRRPAAANHEGTES; the protein is encoded by the coding sequence ATGACACAGCACTTGCAGGACCCCGTTTTCTGGATCCTGGTCACTGTAGCGCTCGCGGCCTCAGCGGTGATCGTCCTCGACAGACGGAAGGCCGCGCGACGCAGCGGCGAGTTAAGGGAACTCCAAGCCCACTGCACCGAACTGGAACAGCGGAAGGACGAGGCGGTCCGGGAGGCGCTGGAGGGCGCCGACGCCAGAACCGCCGCCGTGCTGAAGTCCGCCATGCGCACCCTCCAGGGTCTCGCGGGCGAGCAGCAGGTCATGCTGGACGCCCTCCAGCGGGAGTACGGCGGTCACCGCATCCTGCAGTCGCTGCTGGACGTCAACCACGCCAACGCCCAGTTCGCCCGGCGCGCCCAGGGCATCGCCGTGCTCTGCGGCGGCTTCTCCGGACGCCGCAAGGAGCCCGCCTCCGTCTACGACGTGGTGCGCAGCGCGCAGGGCCAGATCCGCCACTTCGAGCGCGTCAAGATCCGCTCCCAGAGCAGCTTCGCCGTCGTGCCCGGAGCCGTCAGCGGTGTGGCACTGGCCGTGGCCGAGCTGTTGGCCAACGCCGCGAGCTACTCGCCGCCCGGAACCACCATCGAGGTGAACCTCCAGCCCGTCCCCCGCGGATTGTGCATCGTCATCGACGACGCGGGCGTCGGCATGAGCGACGAGGAGAAGCGCAGGGCCTACGAGCTGTTCTCCGGCACCTACCGGCCCGACCTCTCCGACCTCGGCAACCCCCCGCAGTTCGGCTTCCCCGTGGTGGCCGAGCTGGCGAACCGCTTCGGTTTCAGCGTGGACGTCAGCTCCACCTCCCCCTACGGCGGCGTGCGAGCGGTCGTGCGCCTCCCCGAAGAACTCCTGACCACGGAGAACACCGAGCGGAGGAGCAGCCCGGCCGTGACCGCCACCCCCCAGGCCGCCGACGGTGGATCCAGGCCTTCCGGCCGCACCGCCAACGGCCTGCCCAAGAGGGCCGCGCGCCAAGCCCCGATAGCCGTCGTGCGGACGACCGAGGGCCGGGGCGCCGGCACCGACGTCTCCGGCGCCACCGAGCAGGACGGTCAGACGGCCGCCGCCCGGATGGCCGCGTTCCAGCGAGGCACGCAGACCGGCCGACGACCCGCCGCCGCGAATCACGAAGGAACAGAATCGTGA
- a CDS encoding putative bifunctional diguanylate cyclase/phosphodiesterase: MWSRAVYPATATSMTRAEFEEYLLPRVRVLAEALHARPFDPSPGREVGAALVEAHCTVPESLPQVLGVVDAYLLLYCGDPAVLPTEEGRARCARLQHAIAAGFARALQERTRCEQEALSRAALAARDIAEKALHESETRFRAVFEGAAIGIGIADMDGNVLDINNALARMFGGSEHHVRSRRVSDWVHPDDAPGLWRIHEELVRGERDHYRAEKPYTRSDGTVLWTNLTVSLLRAPSGEPRYMLALIEDITERRLLNLRLRYEATHDALTDLPNRALFFERLEHVLSSESDVSRIGLCYLDVDGFKTVNDSLGHTVGDQLLVRVAERLQGCVTSQRHMVARIGGDEFVALVSDPVSRSEVTDLARRALEALATPIPLAGRELPVRASIGIVEGPVAELTPAEVLRSADITMYRAKALGGNRYEWADPDSDALTISRHTLTTHLPAALENEEFFIEYQPLVRMEDGSVEGAEALVRWAHPRHGVLGPDRFIPLAEHTGLIVPLGRWVLEQAVRQACEWQVRGIGGARPLRVNVNLSPRQLRHPELVSETVAVLRDAGLDPSSLCLEVTESALIRADDAELKPLRQLADLGVRIALDDFGTGYSNLASLRRLPAGTLKLDRSFTRGLQQDPADPVDLRVVEGIVSLAHVLGLTVTVEGVETASQAEQLRKLGCDSAQGWYYARPGPPEHLSDVTMPLAAGQ, encoded by the coding sequence ATCTGGAGCCGCGCGGTCTACCCCGCCACCGCCACCTCCATGACCCGCGCCGAGTTCGAGGAGTACCTCCTCCCCCGGGTGCGGGTGCTCGCCGAGGCGCTGCACGCCCGTCCCTTCGACCCCTCGCCCGGACGCGAGGTGGGGGCGGCGCTCGTCGAGGCGCACTGCACGGTTCCCGAGTCGCTGCCGCAGGTGCTCGGCGTGGTGGACGCCTACCTGCTGCTGTACTGCGGCGACCCGGCGGTGCTGCCCACCGAGGAGGGCCGGGCCCGCTGCGCACGGCTCCAACACGCCATCGCGGCCGGCTTCGCCCGTGCCCTGCAGGAGCGCACCCGCTGCGAGCAGGAGGCCCTCTCCCGGGCGGCGCTCGCCGCCCGGGACATCGCCGAGAAGGCCCTCCACGAGAGCGAGACCCGCTTCCGCGCGGTCTTCGAGGGAGCCGCGATCGGCATCGGGATCGCGGACATGGACGGCAACGTCCTCGACATCAACAACGCGCTCGCCCGGATGTTCGGCGGCTCCGAGCACCACGTGCGCAGCCGCCGGGTCTCCGACTGGGTGCACCCCGACGACGCGCCGGGCCTGTGGCGGATCCACGAGGAGTTGGTGCGCGGCGAGCGCGACCACTACCGGGCGGAGAAGCCGTACACGCGCAGCGACGGCACCGTGCTGTGGACCAACCTGACCGTCTCGCTGCTGCGCGCCCCCTCCGGCGAGCCCCGCTACATGCTGGCACTGATCGAGGACATCACCGAGCGCCGGCTGCTGAACCTGCGGCTGCGCTACGAGGCCACCCACGACGCGCTGACGGACCTGCCCAACCGCGCCCTGTTCTTCGAGCGTCTGGAGCACGTCCTGTCCTCCGAGTCCGACGTCTCCCGGATCGGGCTGTGCTACCTGGACGTGGACGGCTTCAAGACCGTCAACGACAGCCTGGGGCACACGGTGGGCGACCAGTTGCTGGTGCGGGTGGCCGAGCGGCTGCAGGGCTGTGTGACCTCCCAGCGCCACATGGTGGCGCGGATCGGCGGCGACGAGTTCGTCGCCCTGGTCAGCGACCCGGTGTCGCGCTCGGAGGTGACGGACCTGGCCCGACGGGCCCTGGAGGCGCTGGCCACCCCGATCCCGCTGGCCGGTCGCGAGCTGCCGGTGCGCGCCAGCATCGGCATCGTCGAGGGCCCGGTCGCCGAGCTGACCCCGGCCGAGGTGCTGCGCAGCGCCGACATCACCATGTACCGGGCCAAGGCCCTGGGCGGCAACCGCTACGAGTGGGCGGACCCCGATTCCGACGCGCTCACCATCAGCCGGCACACGTTGACCACCCACCTGCCCGCCGCGTTGGAGAACGAGGAGTTCTTCATCGAGTACCAGCCGCTGGTGCGGATGGAGGACGGCAGCGTGGAGGGCGCCGAGGCCCTGGTCCGCTGGGCCCATCCCCGCCACGGGGTGCTCGGTCCGGACCGTTTCATCCCACTGGCCGAGCACACCGGGCTGATCGTGCCGCTCGGCCGCTGGGTGCTGGAGCAGGCGGTGCGGCAGGCGTGCGAGTGGCAGGTGCGCGGCATCGGCGGGGCCAGACCGCTGCGGGTGAACGTCAACCTCTCACCCCGACAGCTACGTCACCCGGAACTGGTCTCCGAGACCGTGGCGGTACTGCGGGACGCCGGTCTGGATCCGTCCTCGCTCTGCCTGGAGGTCACCGAGAGCGCCCTGATCCGCGCCGACGACGCCGAGCTCAAGCCCTTACGACAGCTCGCCGACCTGGGGGTGCGGATCGCCCTGGACGACTTCGGCACCGGTTACTCCAACCTGGCCAGCCTGCGCAGGCTGCCCGCCGGCACGCTGAAGCTGGACCGGTCCTTCACCCGCGGTCTCCAACAGGACCCGGCCGACCCCGTCGACCTCCGGGTCGTCGAGGGCATCGTCTCCCTGGCCCACGTCCTCGGGCTGACCGTGACGGTGGAGGGCGTGGAGACCGCCTCCCAGGCGGAGCAGTTGCGGAAGCTGGGCTGCGACTCCGCCCAGGGCTGGTACTACGCCCGGCCCGGCCCGCCGGAGCACCTGTCGGACGTGACGATGCCCCTGGCGGCGGGGCAGTGA
- a CDS encoding DUF2267 domain-containing protein, producing MRYEELTGQVQKHADLPDRQAAERALRATLETLAERMPDGVADHLAAQLPDEAAESLRRVVAEHEASPRQREHARTHGEAFDLTTFAGRVAWRSRTSEDTAVREATAVLEVLDAAVSPELMNKVGHVLPPDIRELLPSARAEES from the coding sequence ATGCGTTACGAGGAGCTGACCGGCCAGGTCCAGAAGCACGCCGACCTGCCCGACCGGCAGGCGGCGGAGCGGGCGCTGCGCGCCACGCTGGAGACCCTGGCCGAGCGGATGCCCGACGGGGTGGCCGACCACCTGGCCGCCCAACTGCCCGACGAGGCCGCCGAGTCGCTGCGCCGGGTGGTCGCCGAGCACGAGGCCTCGCCGCGGCAGCGGGAGCACGCTCGCACGCACGGCGAGGCCTTCGACCTGACCACCTTCGCCGGGCGGGTGGCCTGGCGCTCCAGGACGTCGGAGGACACGGCGGTGCGGGAGGCGACGGCCGTGTTGGAGGTGCTGGACGCCGCGGTCTCCCCGGAGCTGATGAACAAGGTGGGCCATGTCCTGCCGCCGGACATCCGCGAGCTGCTGCCGTCCGCCCGGGCCGAGGAGTCCTGA
- a CDS encoding ChaB family protein, giving the protein MPGRKELPSTLERSPKEAQRTWIKAHDSAVEEYGEGRRAHQTAFSALKHKFEKVGDHWERKEGGRKGPSDERAARPRGKGGRSGEGVDENASKEHLYSIARRLDIGGRSRMTKDELLRAIRKANRSETRQARS; this is encoded by the coding sequence GTGCCAGGACGGAAGGAGCTCCCCTCGACCCTGGAGCGCTCCCCCAAGGAGGCGCAACGCACCTGGATCAAGGCCCACGACTCCGCCGTCGAGGAGTACGGGGAGGGACGCCGCGCCCACCAGACCGCCTTCAGCGCCCTCAAGCACAAGTTCGAGAAGGTGGGCGACCACTGGGAGCGCAAGGAGGGCGGCCGCAAGGGCCCCTCCGACGAGCGGGCGGCACGTCCGCGCGGCAAGGGCGGGCGCAGTGGTGAGGGCGTCGACGAGAACGCGAGCAAGGAACACCTGTACTCGATCGCCCGACGCCTGGACATCGGGGGCCGCTCCCGGATGACCAAGGACGAGCTGCTGAGGGCCATCCGCAAGGCGAACCGCTCCGAGACCCGGCAGGCGCGCTCCTGA
- the soxR gene encoding redox-sensitive transcriptional activator SoxR: MTDRDGRLTIGELAARSGLAPSALRYYEQMGLIHSERTTGNQRRYARPTLRRVAFVRAAQRVGLSLEEARAALDRLPADRAPKAAEWNTVARTWQRRIDRQIADLERLKERLTGCIGCGCLSLRKCSLYNPGDVAGTHGSGARYLLEEEKPEPGEAHASAAGAGGGER; encoded by the coding sequence ATGACCGACCGAGACGGACGACTCACCATCGGAGAGCTGGCCGCCCGCTCCGGGCTCGCTCCCTCCGCTCTGCGCTACTACGAGCAGATGGGGCTGATCCACTCCGAGCGGACCACGGGGAACCAGCGCCGGTACGCCCGTCCGACGCTGCGCCGGGTCGCCTTCGTGCGGGCCGCCCAACGGGTCGGCCTCTCCCTGGAGGAGGCCCGCGCCGCCCTGGACCGGCTGCCCGCGGACCGGGCCCCCAAGGCGGCCGAGTGGAACACCGTGGCCCGTACCTGGCAGCGGCGGATCGACCGGCAGATCGCCGATCTGGAGCGGCTCAAGGAGCGGCTGACCGGTTGCATCGGCTGCGGCTGCCTCAGCCTGCGCAAGTGCTCCCTGTACAACCCGGGCGACGTCGCGGGCACCCACGGTTCCGGTGCCCGCTACCTGCTGGAGGAGGAGAAGCCGGAGCCCGGCGAGGCCCACGCGTCCGCCGCCGGTGCCGGGGGAGGGGAGCGCTGA
- a CDS encoding transketolase, which translates to MDTMRERFAAVTSRLLDEDPRLAVVLADIGVDGFRRAAERHPNRVVNVGIREQLLIGVGGGLALTGMRPVLHTFASFLVERPFEQVKLDFGHQGVGGVLVSAGGSYDHPAAGFTHMAPGDVALLDTLDGWTVQVPGHPDEAEVLLRHACAAGDDKVYVRLSTQANARPRPVTGSGFLPVRHGRPGAPAVVAVGPLLDSVLTATEGLDVTVLYAATVRPFDGATLRAAVEGADAAEVVLVEPYLAGTSTASVAEALVDVPHRVLGLGTARAETRRYGTVEEHLVDHGLDPRSLRERITAFVGRADRSGSA; encoded by the coding sequence GTGGACACCATGCGCGAACGCTTCGCCGCCGTCACCTCCCGACTCCTGGACGAGGACCCCCGGTTGGCCGTGGTCCTCGCCGACATCGGCGTGGACGGATTCCGCCGAGCCGCCGAACGCCACCCGAACCGGGTGGTCAACGTCGGCATCCGGGAACAGTTGCTGATCGGGGTGGGCGGCGGGCTGGCCCTGACGGGGATGCGCCCGGTGCTGCACACCTTCGCGTCCTTCCTGGTCGAGCGCCCCTTCGAGCAGGTGAAGCTGGACTTCGGCCACCAGGGCGTGGGCGGGGTGCTGGTGAGCGCCGGAGGTTCCTACGACCACCCCGCCGCCGGGTTCACCCACATGGCGCCCGGCGACGTGGCGCTGCTGGACACCCTGGACGGCTGGACCGTCCAGGTACCCGGCCATCCCGACGAGGCCGAGGTCCTGCTGCGGCACGCCTGCGCCGCCGGCGACGACAAGGTGTACGTGCGGCTCTCGACACAGGCCAACGCCCGCCCACGACCGGTCACCGGCTCCGGCTTCCTCCCCGTGCGGCACGGGCGCCCCGGCGCGCCGGCGGTGGTGGCCGTCGGCCCCCTGCTGGACTCCGTGCTCACCGCCACCGAGGGACTGGACGTCACCGTGCTGTACGCCGCCACCGTCCGTCCCTTCGACGGCGCGACGCTGCGGGCGGCCGTCGAGGGAGCGGACGCGGCCGAGGTCGTCCTCGTCGAGCCGTACCTGGCGGGCACCTCCACGGCCTCGGTCGCCGAGGCGCTCGTCGACGTGCCGCACCGCGTCCTGGGGTTGGGCACCGCGCGGGCCGAGACGCGCCGCTACGGGACGGTCGAGGAACACCTGGTGGACCACGGCCTGGACCCGAGGTCGCTGCGGGAGCGGATCACCGCCTTCGTCGGGCGTGCCGACCGGTCCGGTTCCGCGTGA
- a CDS encoding SAM-dependent methyltransferase, whose translation MERPAWAPQGIDLSVPSVSRIYDYYLGGSHNFEADREAARRAMEVFPGLPKIMQANRAFMRRAVRWAVDQGVTQFLDIGSGIPTFGNVHQVAHAASGEARVVYVDNDPVAVAHSRAVLEGEEHRTGVVSADFRTPGDILGHEEVGRLLDLKRPVALLLVALLHFLEDSDDPWGKVAELRDALAPGSLLVLTHASVEGGPRKPEEGAEVENVYRDIGSPLVLRSRRAVERFFDGFELVEPGLVAMPDWRPDGPADQEDPVVFTGFAGVGRKA comes from the coding sequence ATGGAGCGTCCCGCCTGGGCTCCGCAGGGCATCGACCTGTCCGTGCCGAGCGTTTCCCGCATCTATGACTACTACCTGGGCGGATCGCACAACTTCGAGGCCGACCGCGAGGCGGCCCGGCGGGCCATGGAGGTGTTCCCGGGACTCCCGAAGATCATGCAGGCCAACCGGGCCTTCATGCGTCGGGCCGTCCGCTGGGCCGTGGACCAGGGGGTGACCCAGTTCCTGGACATCGGCTCGGGCATACCCACCTTCGGCAACGTCCACCAGGTCGCCCACGCCGCCAGCGGGGAGGCGAGGGTGGTCTACGTCGACAACGACCCGGTCGCCGTCGCGCACAGCCGGGCCGTGCTGGAGGGCGAGGAGCACCGCACCGGCGTCGTCTCCGCCGACTTCCGCACCCCCGGGGACATCCTCGGCCACGAGGAGGTCGGCCGGCTGCTCGACCTGAAGCGTCCGGTGGCCCTGCTGCTGGTGGCCCTGCTGCACTTCCTGGAGGACTCCGACGACCCGTGGGGGAAGGTCGCCGAACTGCGCGACGCCCTCGCCCCCGGCAGCCTGCTGGTCCTCACCCACGCTTCGGTCGAGGGCGGCCCGCGCAAGCCGGAGGAGGGCGCCGAGGTGGAGAACGTCTACCGTGACATCGGCTCGCCGCTGGTCCTGCGTTCCCGGCGCGCGGTGGAGCGCTTCTTCGACGGGTTCGAGCTGGTCGAACCCGGTCTGGTGGCCATGCCGGACTGGCGTCCGGACGGCCCGGCGGACCAGGAGGACCCGGTGGTCTTCACCGGATTCGCCGGGGTGGGACGAAAGGCGTGA
- a CDS encoding glycosyltransferase family 2 protein has protein sequence MVITHNRREELLRTLGRLAELPERPPVFVVDNASTDGTCDTVARVHPWVRLLRAERNLGAVGRNVAVERVTTPYVAFCDDDSWWEPGSLGAAADLLDARPRLAAVTARIVVEPDGTEDPIVAELRHSPLTGPAWLPGPPLGSFLAAATVLRADAFREVGGFSPRLWLGGEEELMATDLMARGWWLAYAEELTVHHAPSAARDATGRREDGLRNTLWFGWLRRPLPAAVRRTWYLARTVPRDATSARAFGRALAGLPWVLRERRVVPREVEERLRLLEAEQRRSTARRYVG, from the coding sequence GTGGTGATCACCCACAACCGCCGGGAGGAGCTGCTGCGCACCCTCGGCCGGCTGGCCGAGCTGCCCGAACGTCCCCCGGTGTTCGTGGTCGACAACGCCTCGACGGACGGCACCTGCGACACCGTCGCCCGCGTCCACCCCTGGGTGCGGCTGCTGCGGGCGGAGCGGAACCTGGGGGCGGTGGGCCGCAACGTCGCGGTGGAGCGCGTCACCACGCCCTACGTGGCCTTCTGCGACGACGACTCCTGGTGGGAGCCGGGGTCGTTGGGCGCGGCCGCGGACCTGCTGGACGCGCGGCCGCGGCTGGCGGCGGTCACCGCGCGGATCGTGGTGGAGCCGGACGGCACCGAGGATCCGATCGTGGCCGAGCTGCGCCACTCGCCGCTGACCGGCCCCGCGTGGCTGCCCGGCCCGCCGCTGGGGTCGTTCCTCGCCGCGGCGACGGTGCTGCGCGCGGACGCCTTCCGCGAGGTGGGCGGTTTCTCACCGCGTCTGTGGCTGGGCGGCGAGGAGGAGCTGATGGCCACCGACCTGATGGCGCGCGGCTGGTGGTTGGCGTACGCGGAGGAGCTGACGGTGCACCACGCCCCCTCGGCCGCCCGGGACGCGACCGGGCGGCGGGAGGACGGGCTGCGCAACACCCTGTGGTTCGGCTGGCTGCGCCGGCCGCTGCCCGCCGCGGTGCGCCGCACCTGGTACCTGGCCCGTACGGTGCCGCGCGACGCGACGTCGGCGCGGGCCTTCGGGCGGGCCCTGGCGGGGCTGCCGTGGGTGTTGCGGGAGCGCCGGGTGGTGCCCCGTGAGGTGGAGGAGCGGCTTCGGCTGCTGGAGGCGGAACAGCGTCGCTCCACCGCCCGCCGGTACGTCGGCTGA
- a CDS encoding magnesium transporter has translation MRFPAALRTHPAVPAFPVIGLFFAYVFLTSTRNIERLIAVPWPGQAASYAVHAPVPMAAAAVAALTAVEATRLRSLGTWDLGAARATWRIAVRPVLVSVLALSIPTAGVMAGGLWVVGVLPDPYVLHLMGIVVVLLTAHAVIGFVIGRRLHALYAAPLVAVVVFVGISFPLGTDSHWAHHVTGSIAWVGFGEAYSPAMTAAAVLPTVCLALACVVLAGPRRVRVASVVASLAIAAGGLLGAYGITKDWRSIAPAARGLAPVTCEGSRPEVCLPSAGAEHIGEIQDRLAEMTDRLRAGGIIAEKPTRITDLTVADVRQTDTDGEHWTLDLVPGDADEVLRENIPIAVVGMPCEEPDWNTLHHNTLWVARTIGVEREYLAWLSRETQGFAQGQSKRQLLAEADRVSDLSPREQEDRYAERLRQACRAGR, from the coding sequence ATGCGTTTCCCCGCCGCTCTGCGCACGCATCCGGCCGTGCCGGCATTCCCCGTGATCGGCCTTTTCTTCGCCTACGTGTTCCTCACGAGCACCCGGAACATCGAACGGCTCATCGCCGTTCCCTGGCCCGGGCAGGCGGCGTCGTACGCCGTGCACGCCCCGGTCCCGATGGCCGCCGCGGCCGTGGCGGCCCTGACCGCGGTGGAAGCGACCCGGCTTCGGTCCCTCGGCACATGGGACCTGGGCGCCGCACGCGCCACGTGGCGCATCGCGGTTCGGCCCGTCCTCGTCTCCGTGCTGGCCCTGTCGATCCCGACCGCCGGTGTCATGGCGGGTGGGCTGTGGGTGGTCGGAGTCCTTCCCGATCCGTACGTGCTGCACCTGATGGGGATCGTCGTCGTCCTGCTCACCGCGCACGCGGTCATCGGATTCGTCATCGGACGCCGACTCCACGCGCTCTACGCCGCGCCGCTGGTGGCCGTGGTCGTCTTCGTCGGCATCAGCTTCCCCTTGGGGACGGACAGCCACTGGGCGCACCATGTCACCGGGTCCATCGCCTGGGTGGGGTTCGGTGAGGCGTACTCACCGGCCATGACGGCAGCCGCGGTTCTGCCGACGGTCTGCCTGGCACTCGCCTGCGTCGTACTGGCGGGGCCCCGGCGGGTCCGTGTCGCCTCCGTCGTCGCTTCCCTCGCGATCGCGGCCGGTGGTCTGCTCGGCGCGTACGGCATCACCAAGGACTGGCGTTCGATCGCCCCGGCCGCCAGGGGGTTGGCCCCGGTCACCTGCGAGGGGAGCAGGCCCGAGGTCTGTCTGCCGTCGGCCGGCGCCGAGCACATCGGGGAGATTCAGGACCGACTCGCCGAGATGACAGATCGACTGCGGGCCGGGGGGATCATCGCCGAGAAGCCGACCCGCATCACCGACCTCACCGTGGCCGACGTTCGGCAGACCGACACCGATGGGGAACACTGGACGCTCGACCTCGTGCCCGGCGACGCGGACGAGGTCCTCCGGGAGAACATCCCCATCGCCGTCGTCGGGATGCCCTGCGAGGAACCGGACTGGAACACCCTGCATCACAACACCCTCTGGGTCGCCCGGACGATCGGTGTGGAGCGCGAGTACCTCGCCTGGCTCTCCCGGGAGACCCAGGGGTTCGCTCAGGGACAGAGCAAGCGGCAACTCCTCGCAGAGGCGGACAGAGTGAGTGATCTTTCGCCTCGGGAGCAGGAAGACCGGTACGCCGAGCGGCTTCGGCAGGCCTGCCGGGCAGGCCGGTGA
- a CDS encoding ATP-binding cassette domain-containing protein: MTLLLDRVTFGYHRWVRPVLNRLTYEVPGQGLTILLGPNGAGKSTTMALLAGTIEPKAGRVRFSGSDLTSASREYRRHVAWLPQRVPTSRQLTAREYVAYVAWLKGESRARAWERAAAALDRVGLAEQAGRKTAGLSGGQLRRVGIACALAHDARVVLLDEPTAGLDPHQRTVFRDVLREIAAKTPVLMSTHDVADLADEADTVTLMDRGHILHHGGTRSFLDHAHPEAVPARRAESAYSVLMRLDGAR, from the coding sequence ATGACTCTGCTGCTCGACCGCGTCACCTTCGGCTACCACCGCTGGGTCCGCCCCGTCCTGAACCGCCTCACCTACGAGGTCCCCGGGCAGGGCCTGACGATCCTGCTCGGCCCCAACGGGGCGGGCAAGTCCACCACCATGGCCCTCCTCGCCGGCACGATCGAGCCGAAGGCGGGCAGGGTCCGATTCAGCGGCTCGGACCTCACCTCCGCGAGCCGCGAGTACCGTCGCCACGTCGCCTGGCTGCCGCAGCGGGTGCCCACCTCCCGGCAGTTGACCGCCCGCGAGTACGTGGCGTACGTCGCCTGGCTGAAGGGCGAGAGCCGCGCCCGCGCCTGGGAGCGCGCCGCGGCCGCCCTGGACCGGGTCGGCCTCGCCGAGCAGGCGGGACGGAAGACGGCCGGACTCTCCGGGGGGCAACTCCGCCGTGTCGGCATCGCCTGCGCCCTCGCCCACGACGCGCGCGTCGTCCTGCTGGACGAGCCGACGGCCGGGCTCGACCCCCACCAGCGCACGGTCTTCCGCGACGTGCTGAGGGAGATCGCGGCAAAGACCCCGGTGCTCATGTCGACGCACGACGTCGCCGATCTCGCCGACGAAGCCGACACCGTCACCCTCATGGACCGCGGTCACATCCTCCACCACGGCGGGACCCGGAGCTTCCTCGACCACGCGCACCCCGAAGCCGTACCGGCCCGCCGGGCCGAGTCGGCGTACTCCGTCCTCATGCGACTGGACGGCGCGCGGTGA